The following proteins are co-located in the Pyricularia oryzae 70-15 chromosome 1, whole genome shotgun sequence genome:
- a CDS encoding DNA primase large subunit, translating into MLRQDFSRPDAKRRNVTDHRKKQFADPAYKATDYPHRMNFYAIPPTADITLEQFEQWAIDRLRILAELEACSFRNKTSQETALHMKPLLDKYLPLEANSSASTQLHAQRQKDHYGHFILRLAFCSTEDLRRRFVRVETMLFRMRLAADDSRERAAFIASLDGLEWEPVPEDERRSLSAELAAVAGWKKESAGDDEMWCKVDWERVPDLVEGRRVLLKAGKAYVPAKEQTSMVVTEFTSRLEKALELTARALPRLDEDDRLTPILNHLSKNFITPDASYGSGGDDQAAPGSELTAANVDKLSSEHFPLCMQHLHRSLRRDSHLKHFGRLQYSLFLKGIGLSLEECLVFWRSSFNKITDDTFNKEYRYNVRHVYGDVGGDANRRGRGYSPFSCQKILTEHPPGPGEAHGCPYRHFNLENLTALLQQVGINDRSVLNGVREDKEKQKFHLACNRVFEYVHKNEIRRAKDEGIMTVAQLETIVHPNEYFKRSYLLKHLDSSKDGDVKMDG; encoded by the exons ATGCTCAGGCAGGACTTTAGTCGACCAGACGCCAAACGGCGCAATGTCACCGATCATCGAAAGAAGCAGTTCGCCGACCCGGCCTACAAGGCGACCGATTACCCTCACCGTATGAACTTTTACGCCATCCCCCCGACGGCCGACATTACGCTGGAGCAGTTTGAACAATGGGCCATCGACCGACTTCGCATCCTCGCCGAGCTCGAGGCCTGCAGCTTCCGCAACAAGACGTCGCAGGAGACGGCACTGCACATGAAGCCCCTGCTCGACAAGTACCTCCCGCTTGAGGCCAACAGCTCCGCCTCCACGCAGCTGCACGCACAGAGGCAGAAGGACCACTATGGACACTTTATCCTGCGGCTGGCTTTCTGCTCCACTGAGGACTTGAGGAGGAGGTTTGTCAGGGTCGAGACTATGCTCTTTCGGATGCGGCTGGCGGCAGACGACAGCCGAGAGCGCGCTGCTTTCATCGCTTCTCTAGACGGCCTGGAATGGGAGCCCGTTCCGGAGGATGAGAGGAGAAGTCTATCGGCAGAACTCGCCGCAGTTGCAGGATGGAAGAAGGAATCTGCCGGAGACGATGAGATGTGGTGCAAAGTTGACTGGGAAAGGGTACCGGACCTTGTGGAAGGCAGAAGGGTGCTGCTGAAGGCGGGCAAGGCTTACGTGCCTGCCAAGGAGCAGACAAGCATGGTAGTCACCGAGTTTACTTCGCGATTGGAAAAGGCACTCGAG CTTACTGCTCGCGCCCTTCCCCGACTCGACGAAGACGACCGCCTGACTCCGATCCTCAACCACCTCTCCAAGAACTTCATCACTCCAGACGCATCAtacggcagcggcggcgacgaccaGGCCGCACCGGGGTCTGAACTGACAGCAGCAAACGTGGACAAACTCTCCTCGGAGCATTTTCCGCTTTGCATGCAACACCTGCATCGCTCGCTGCGTCGTGACTCTCACCTCAAGCACTTTGGCCGTCTACAATACTCTCTTTTCCTGAAGGGTATCGGCCTTTCGCTCGAGGAGTGTTTGGTGTTCTGGCGCTCTTCCTTCAACAAGATTACCGATGATACCTTCAACAAGGAGTACAGGTACAACGTCAGGCACGTCTATGGCGATGTGGGCGGCGACGCCAACAGGAGAGGCCGCGGTTACAGTCCGTTCAGCTGTCAGAAGATCTTGACAGAACACCCGCCTGGTCCCGGTGAGGCGCATGGGTGCCCGTACCGCCACTTCAACTTGGAGAACCTGACGGCGCTGCTGCAGCAGGTCGGCATCAACGACCGTTCGGTTCTGAACGGGGTAAGAGAAGACAAAGAGAAGCAAAAGTTCCATCTGGCTTGCAACAG GGTCTTTGAATATGTTCACAAGAACGAGATCAGACGCGCCAAGGACGAGGGCATCATGACCGTGGCACAGCTCGAAACCATCGTACATCCCAACGAGTACTTCAAACGCAGCTATCTTCTCAAGCATCTTGATAGTAGCAAGGATGGGGATGTGAAGATGGATGGCTGA
- a CDS encoding guanylate kinase, translating to MSKLGLPGLFRPASSLLRNGCNTTPFCNLPRHITRTASSSPTFTNARMSSTQPTDRRPLVICGPSGVGKGTLIQMLFQRHPETFTLSVSHTTRAPRPGEQDGVHYHYVTKEQFQALIAEDKFVEHAQFGSNNYGTSKATIEEQTAKGKVVVLDIEMEGVKQVKKSSISARYVFISPPSEEELEKRLRGRGTENEDSVNQRLNRAKEELAWSKTEKFDKVLVNDDLEKTFKELDEFVYEMPAQ from the exons ATGTCGAAACTGGGATTGCCGGGCTTGTTCCGCCCCGCGTCGTCGCTCCTTCGCAACGGCTGTAACACCACACCCTTTTGCAACCTGCCTAGACACATAACCCGCaccgcgtcgtcgtcgccgactTTTACAAACGCCAGAATGTCCTCCACACAACCCACTGACCGCCGCCCCTTGGTCATCTGCGGTCCCAGCGGCGTCGGAAAGGGCACCCTGATCCAGATGCTCTTCCAGCGTCACCCGGAAACATTTACCCTTTCCGTGTCGCACACGACGCGCGCGCCGCGCCCCGGCGAGCAGGACGGCGTGCACTACCATTACGTCACCAAGGAGCAATTCCAGGCCCTGATTGCCGAGGACAAGTTTGTCGAGCA CGCCCAGTTCGGCAGCAACAACTACGGCACCAGCAAGGCTACCATCGAGGAGCAGACGGCCAAGGGCAAGGTTGTGGTGCTCGACATTGAGATGGAGGGTGTCAAGCAGGTCAAGAAGTCCAGCATATCAGCCCGCTACGTTTTCATCTCCCCGCCGtcggaggaggagctcgagaAGCGCCTGCGGGGTCGCGGAACCGAGAACGAGGACAGCGTCAACCAGCGCCTGAACCGCGCCAAGGAGGAGCTCGCCTGGTCCAAGACGGAAAAGTTTGACAAGGTCCTCGTCAACGACGACCTGGAGAAGACGTTCAAAGAACTCGACGAGTTTGTTTACGAAATGCCGGCACAGTAG
- a CDS encoding sterol O-acyltransferase 2, with translation MSTTSAELLNGANGRINDHDHVLRPRPRKPLHSQLSQISNASDTGSTFDASSEHGASISSGRSTPVPEDAPPSVKILSTARQQVRREQREILRSRRRLFPPTDFESRLSHLDPNSDYRDFHGFFNLFWIGLAIMAITTMLRNIKDTGYPMRVQIWGLFTVKVWELALIDAAMVLSTYVSLPLHRVFRAAPAGSLLTWARGGMAIMSIYEVLWLALWVATPFLLDWTWTAQVFLLLHTMVLLMKMHSYVFYNGHLSETEKRLRALDNPSTASKAPAYLYPSENKVASPKRTTAPKFFRDNKADETSSPLETSTLSKDVDDRVGGDWHVDGEDDDISQLREDLARELTSPMGNTAYPRNLTFSNYVDYLFCPTLCYELEYPRTEKIDWQSLISKIIAVFGCIFLLTIVSEEFILPVLIESSQRLAVPGMSASETILILCETISWLLFPFMVTFLLVFLVIFEYVLGACAEMTRFADRRFFADWWNSTDWMEFSREWNVPVHAFLRRHVYGASRPHIGKPYATVITFLISAIGHEIVMACITKKLRGYGLVCQMLQLPIFALQRTKWIRGKHTANNVFFWCSMIMGLSMMCSLYVLI, from the exons ATGTCAACTACTTCAGCCGAGCTCCTGAATGGAGCTAACGGCCGAATAAACGATCACGATCATGTTCTTCGGCCGCGTCCGCGCAAGCCGTTGCATTCGCAACTGTCTCAAATCAGCAACGCCTCAGATACCGGTAGTACCTTTGATGCTTCATCAGAACACGGCGCAAGCATCAG TAGCGGTCGATCAACGCCAGTACCCGAGGACGCTCCTCCGTCGGTTAAAATCCTGTCAACGGCGCGCCAGCAGGTCCGGCGAGAACAACGTGAAATCCTACGCAGCCGTCGACGCCTGTTCCCCCCGACAGACTTTGAGTCTCGTTTATCCCATCTCGACCCGAACAGCGACTACCGGGACTTCCATGGCTTCTTCAACCTATTTTGGATCGGGCTTGCCATCATGGCCATCACAACCATGTTGCGTAACATAAAAGACACGGGCTATCCCATGAGAGTTCAGATTTGGGGATTGTTCACCGTCAAGGTCTGGGAGCTTGCGTTGATAGATGCAGCCATGGTATTGAGTACCTACGTTTCACTACCGCTGCATCGGGTCTTCCGCGCTGCCCCTGCCGGCTCTTTGCTGACCTGGGCCCGTGGCGGCATGGCTATAATGAGCATATACGAGGTTTTGTGGCTGGCCCTTTGGGTTGCCACCCCTTTCCTCCTCGACTGGACTTGGACTGCACAGGTATTCCTGTTGCTGCACACCATGGTGCTTCTGATGAAGATGCACTCATACGTCTTCTACAATGGCCATCTCTCAGAAACCGAGAAGCGATTGCGCGCTCTTGATAACCCTTCAACGGCATCCAAGGCACCAGCCTACCTCTATCCCAGCGAGAACAAGGTGGCTAGTCCTAAGCGAACAACGGCTCCCAAATTTTTCCGAGATAACAAGGCGGACGAGACAAGCAGCCCCCTCGAGACTTCTACGCTCTCAAAAGACGTGGATGATCGCGTAGGGGGCGACTGGCACGTCGACGGCGAGGATGATGACATTTCACAGCTCCGTGAGGACCTTGCGCGTGAGCTTACCAGTCCTATGGGAAACACGGCTTACCCGCGCAATCTAACATTCTCCAACTACGTCGACTATCTTTTCTGTCCTACACTGTGCTACGAACTCGAATATCCGCGCACCGAAAAGATTGACTGGCAGTCACTCATTAGCAAAATCATCGCTGTCTTTGGTTGCATCTTTCTTCTGACCATCGTCAGTGAAGAATTTATCCTGCCTGTCCTGATCGAATCGTCCCAACGCCTCGCGGTCCCAGGCATGTCGGCATCTGAAACCATTCTTATCCTGTGCGAGACGATCTCGTGGCTCCTCTTTCCGTTCATGGTCACATTCTTGCTTGTCTTCCTGGTCATCTTTGAGTACGTACTGGGTGCATGCGCCGAGATGACACGGTTTGCAGACCGACGCTTCTTCGCCGACTGGTGGAACAGCACCGACTGGATGGAGTTCTCACGTGAGTGGAACGTGCCCGTCCATGCCTTCCTCAGGAGGCACGTCTACGGCGCAAGCAGGCCGCACATCGGCAAGCCATATGCGACTGTCATCACCTTTTTGATCAGCGCCATCGGCCACGAGATCGTTATGGCTTGCATCACAAAGAAGCTGAGGGGTTACGGTTTGGTGTGCCAGATGTTGCAGCTGCCCATCTTTGCCCTGCAGCGTACAAAGTGGATCAGAGGAAAGCACACAGCCAACAATGTGTTCTTCTGGTGCTCAATGATCATGGGCCTTAGCATG ATGTGCTCCCTCTATGTGCTGATATAG
- a CDS encoding MDJ1, translating into MLEPLPPDPYKALDIPADAQFDVIKKRYRELVLKCHPDKCPGADKAAATDRFAAVQNAWEILGDATKRQDYHKLVKQHKLAEELARSTRQAPVPSASRGPSSSGYYGTSTYHSSPQTPYGFSRSGSSKTRFEYESRHASAPSFYEADPRSGPHASREPRRPSSWDEDRSRETDRSARDRDRERERDRERDRGRGSPPNRDREREREERDRERTRGIKRDEDERQRKLRSKEAKREEKERAKENEKAARKEEARIQKAKEEERLRKKAEAKRKEKERVKQERDDEERRAGRKQKMEMEAEINIPLREKMKKAPVEDEGRSKKTTVTEDIRSFPEDFPKSEREHERHSERSRDRDSGRTKEQRRSSRSESKRQSSHPRRTTYFEDAPPTSSRSLEDSALTKTQNLPPKSKTQLEAALYRISANGGLPTQSRPHVSYADHEIHDSADYNHRAPKLHRSATDHITGDFGSRPPKLSRSATEKVSSPRRSYEPDYDGYGGTSPSRYYDIQGTPFGRAKFGNVDTRNPTTSSWGGHVATSQWETPPEYSSYIPESRPARYRTAAASYDY; encoded by the coding sequence ATGTTAGAACCGTTACCTCCGGATCCGTACAAGGCGCTCGACATCCCTGCCGATGCCCAGTTCGATGTCATCAAGAAGAGGTATAGGGAGCTTGTGCTGAAATGCCACCCAGACAAGTGCCCAGGGGCGGATAAGGCGGCTGCGACCGACAGGTTTGCGGCCGTTCAGAACGCATGGGAGATTCTGGGAGACGCGACCAAGAGGCAAGACTACCACAAACTCGTCAAACAACACAAGCTGGCGGAAGAGCTTGCGAGGAGTACTCGCCAGGCACCAGTACCTTCAGCCAGCCGTGGGCCGTCATCGAGCGGATACTACGGAACAAGCACATATCACTCATCACCCCAGACACCTTACGGATTCTCCAGGAGCGGCTCCAGCAAGACTCGCTTTGAATATGAATCCCGCCACGCATCAGCACCTTCATTCTACGAGGCAGATCCACGGAGCGGCCCGCATGCTTCGAGGGAACCCCGAAGACCCAGCTCCTGGGACGAAGACCGCTCACGCGAGACAGATCGATCCGCTCGCGATAGGGATAGGGAAAGGGAACGCGACAGGGAACGGGATCGTGGTAGGGGAAGCCCACCAAATCGTGACCGCGAAAGAGAGCGCGAAGAACGCGATCGCGAAAGGACACGGGGCATAAAGCGGGATGAAGACGAGCGCCAACGAAAGTTGAGAAGCAAGGAGGCGAAACGTGAAGAGAAGGAACGAGCCAAGGAGAACGAGAAGGCGGCCAGGAAGGAAGAGGCACGTATCCAAAAAGCCAAGGAAGAAGAGAGGCTGAGGAAGAAGGCGGAGGCAAAGcgaaaggaaaaggaaaggGTAAAGCAGGAAAGGGATGACGAAGAGAGGCGCGCCGGACGAAAGCAGAAGATGGAGATGGAAGCGGAGATCAATATACCACTAAGGGAAAAGATGAAGAAGGCTCCTGTCGAAGACGAAGGTCGCTCAAAAAAGACAACCGTAACGGAGGATATCCGCAGCTTCCCCGAAGACTTTCCCAAGAGCGAACGGGAACACGAGAGACACAGCGAGAGGTCGAGGGACCGTGACAGCGGTCGCACAAAGGAGCAGCGGCGGTCATCGCGTAGCGAGTCTAAACGGCAGAGCTCTCATCCTCGCCGGACCACCTATTTCGAGGATGCACCGCCTACTTCGTCTCGATCCTTGGAGGATTCCGCCTTGACCAAGACCCAGAACCTGCCGCCCAAGTCAAAGACCCAACTTGAAGCGGCTTTATATCGCATCTCTGCAAACGGCGGGTTGCCCACACAGTCACGCCCGCACGTCTCTTATGCAGATCATGAGATACATGACTCTGCAGACTATAATCATCGTGCCCCAAAGCTTCACAGATCAGCTACCGACCATATTACCGGAGACTTTGGCTCTCGTCCCCCAAAACTTAGCCGATCTGCCACTGAGAAGGTCTCATCTCCGCGGCGATCCTATGAGCCCGACTATGACGGATATGGAGGCACTTCTCCCAGTCGCTATTACGATATCCAGGGCACTCCATTTGGCCGTGCAAAGTTTGGCAACGTTGACACGCGGAATCCGACCACTTCCAGCTGGGGAGGGCATGTTGCAACATCTCAATGGGAAACCCCTCCTGAGTATTCATCATACATTCCGGAAAGTAGGCCGGCGAGATATCGCACCGCGGCGGCGTCTTACGACTATTGA
- a CDS encoding Ser/Thr protein phosphatase: protein METSLSRELPFSQATVSFIGDQIDQGTKKNRNLTPAPRFQLRQLKVSDVAEPFPPPGLGDRCEAFSACVIGAMSNPASHNQTPKPARVRRTRFVCISDTHNHELKLPKGDVLIHAGDLTNQGTFSELSKAVRWLEKTDFEAKIVIAGNHDISLDAEFYQQYGTYFHNQRLESPPECIELLKSSPSITYLCQSSAKIRLSSPSGPRTEFTVFGSPYSPRNGLWAFSSRDPDLPDSSSTLSSTTAVASRSGTKHRKSKRPSEPAASFGPSAPQLWDAIPLSTDIIVTHTPPRRHCDGIGTHRGSLGCEALRRALWRVRPRLAVCGHVHEARGAETVRWDLDGGPQSLERDYKEKSVTVWEDTSGIGNKIALVNLTGDPRKGRTGLDNDGAIDTVLSQTDGTFSTEEGQGNSEACDVPELTRCAKSGNLQKPTPSGKESPTLAGSMSRRETCVVNCSVMANSYPHVGGKRFNKPIVIDLDLPTWEDV, encoded by the exons ATGGAGACTTCCTTGTCTCGGGAGCTCCCATTCTCGCAAGCCACGGTCTCATTCATCGGCGACCAGATAGATCAAGGGACAAAAAAGAACAGAAACTTGACACCAGCGCCCAGATTTCAGCTGCGACAATTAAAGGTTTCTGACGTCGCAGAACCTTTTCCCCCGCCAGGTCTTGGAGACAGATGTGAAGCTTTCAGCGCGTGCGTCATTGGAGCCATGTCAAATCCCGCTTCACATAATCAAACTCCCAAGCCGGCCCGGGTTCGGCGGACGAGATTTGTCTGCATTTCTGATACCCATAATCATGAATTGAAGCTTCCCAAGGGGGACGTGTTGATTCATGCTGGGGATTTGACAAATCAAGGCACTTTCTCCGAG CTTTCCAAGGCTGTCAgatggttggaaaagactgATTTCGAGGCCAAAATAGTTATAGCTG GAAATCATGACATAAGCTTGGATGCCGAGTTCTACCAACAGTATGGAACGTATTTCCACAACCAGCGGCTTGAATCGCCCCCTGAATGCATCGAGCTACTCAAGTCGAGCCCCAGCATAACCTACCTCTGCCAGAGCAGTGCTAAAATACGACTCTCAAGCCCCAGCGGGCCTCGCACAGAGTTTACCGTCTTTGGGTCTCCATACAGCCCACGGAATGGTCTTTGGGCCTTCAGCTCTCGCGACCCAGACTTGCCAGATTCCTCTTCTACCCTGTCAAGCACTACGGCCGTGGCAAGCAGATCTGGCACAAAACATCGCAAAAGCAAACGTCCGAGCGAACCGGCAGCTTCATTTGGCCCCTCGGCCCCACAGCTCTGGGACGCCATCCCTTTGTCTACAGATATAATCGTCACGCACACGCCGCCACGTCGGCATTGCGACGGGATCGGGACGCACCGGGGATCTCTAGGCTGCGAGGCTTTGCGTCGAGCGCTGTGGCGCGTGCGCCCTCGCCTTGCAGTCTGTGGCCATGTTCACGAGGCAAGAGGTGCCGAGACGGTCCGCTGGGACTTGGACGGTGGTCCTCAGTCACTGGAAAGGGATTATAAAGAGAAGAGTGTAACAGTATGGGAAGATACAAGCGGGATCGGTAACAAGATTGCTCTTGTCAACCTGACGGGTGATCCGAGAAAGGGGAGAACGGGGCTCGATAACGACGGTGCCATCGACACAGTGTTGAGCCAGACAGATGGAACTTTCTCGACTGAGGAGGGACAAGGGAACAGTGAAGCATGTGATGTTCCCGAGTTGACCAGATGTGCCAAATCTGGCAATCTGCAGAAGCCCACACCCTCCGGAAAAGAATCACCAACCTTGGCTGGCAGCATGAGTCGTCGGGAAACGTGCGTGGTGAATTGTTCTGTCATGGCAAACAGCTACCCGCATGTGGGTGGCAAACGATTCAACAAGCCGATCGTGATCGATCTAGATTTGCCCACATGGGAGGACGTCTAG